The genomic interval TCTTTATATAATGGTGCTAAACCTGCTGTATGAGTTAATAACTGATGTATTGTAATCTTATTACTATTAGGATAATCTACAACATACTTGTTTATTGTATCATTCAGATCTAGTTTATTATCTTGGGCTAATAGCATGATTGCCATTGCAGTGATTGATTTAGTTATAGAAGCTATACAAAATTTAGTATCTAATTTGTTTGGTATATCAAAATCATGGTTTGCCATCCCATAACTTTCTTTTAAGATAACATGGTCACCTTGACCAACTAGAACTGTTCCACTGAACTCTTTTTTTTCTTCAAGTTCCTTAAAATATTCATTTATTTCTTTATGTTTATCCATTAAATATCTCTCCCTACTTTTTTATTATATAATAGATTATATAAAATAAAGACTGACAACTGTATGTCAGTCTTTACTATTGTTTTTTTAGTATAATCAACCAATTATAATATATATTCTTATACCCTAGTAATTACTCTTTATTACATAGTGGTAGATAGTCTCAGATTTTGGACCCTCTTATGCAGTACCACTTATCTATTTAATAATGTATTTAAAAGGTATAATATCATTACTGATTAGACCTTTATACTACATACAAATAAATCTATCCTAAGAACATTTTTAAATCTTCATCAACCGTACCTATACCTGCTATTCCAAAATTATCGACTAATACTTTGGCTACATTTGGTGATAAGAATGCAGGTAATGTAGGTCCTAGGTGAATATTTTTTACTCCTAAGTAAAGTAACGCTAGAAGTACAATTACTGCTTTTTGCTCATACCACGCAATATTATATACAATAGGAAGTTCATTTACATCATTCAATTCAAATATTTCTTTCAATTTTAACGCGATTACAGCTAGAGAATAAGAGTCATTACATTGTCCTGCATCTAGAACTCTAGGAATTCCACCTATATCACCTAAATCAAGTTTATTATAACGATATTTAGCACATCCTGCCGTTAATATTACCGTATCTTTTGGTAATTTTTCAGCGAACTCTGTATAATAACTTCTTGATTTCATTCTTCCATCGCAGCCTGCCATCACAAAGAATTTTTTAATCGCACCTGATTTAACTGCTTCAACTACTTTATCCGCTAAGGCAAATACTTGTGCATGAGCAAAACCACCAACAATTTTACCATTTTCAATTTCTTTAGGAGAAGGTAACTGCTTAGCATGTTTTATAATATCACTAAAGTCTTTTTGTTTTCCATCTACTCTATCTTTAATATACTTAAATCCTGGATAACCTGTAGCTCCTGTAGTATAAACTCTATTCTTATAGCTTTCTCTTGGTGGTACAATACAGTTTGTTGTAAATAATATTGGTCCATTAAAGGTTTCAAATTCTTCATTTTGTTTCCACCAAGCATTACCATAATTACCAACAAAATTAGAATATTGCTTAAAGAATGGATAATAATGAGCAGGTAACATTTCACCATGTGTATAAACATCTACACCTGTACCCTTTGTCTGTTCTAATAACTCTTCTAAGTCTTTCAAATCATGTCCTGATATTAATATTGCTGGATTATTTCTAACCCCAATATTTACTTCAGTTATTTCAGGGTTTCCATATGTTTTTGTATTAGCTTCATCTAGCAACGCCATCGTATCTACACCATATTTACCTGTTTCTAAAGTAAGTGCCACTAGATCTTCTCCACTTAAAGTATCATCTAATGTAGCAACTAAGGCTTTTACGATAAAATTATAGATTGCTTCACTTTCTTTTCCTAGAGCAACTGCATGTTCAGCATAAGCTGCCATTCCTTTAATTCCATAAGTAATTAATTCTCTTAATGAACGTACATCTTCATTTTCAGTAGCTAATATGCCTACTTCAATAGAATCTGACTTGGCATAAATTTCTGATTCAGTTTCCGCTACAAAGATGGCTGCATCATGTAATTCTCCTAAAGATATTCCTTTCTCTTTTAATTCTTCTTTTATTTCTTCCCTAAGTGATAATACTTCTTTAATTTTTTCGATAATAGCTATTTCATCAAAGTTAGCATTCGTTATCGTCATGAATAATCCATTCAACATAACATGATTCGCTTTAGGAAATCTAATACCATTCTCTAATCCTATTTTTTGAAGAATAGCCATTCCTTTTAATACATAAATCATTAAATCTTGTAAGTTTGAAACGTCTTCTGTTTTTCCACAGACCCCTTTAATAGTACACCCGGTCCCTTTTGCCGTTTCTTGGCATTGATAACATAACATACTCATTTAAATTCCTCCTATATATTTATTTACATTAAGACATATGCTTATATTTAGCAAGCAATTCTTAATTTTTATAAAAATATTTAAATTATAATTTTCAATTAGATAATATATCTTTCTAAATCAAATTTCAGTATCCTATGGTACAAGAAATGATATTTAATAATTATTTCCAGCTGCTTTGACATTATCTGGGTCAAAAGCATGACAAGGTGTTACCCCATAAACCATATTACACTGTGGACACTTATCCTCAAATGTACTCATTTCAAAAGTATTTCCACAGTCTACACATGTAATTGAGAAAGCCATCGGCAGATATTGATTTGAAAACCCCATTGCTCTAACTTTATCTACTATTTGTTTTCCATTCTGAAATTTTCCACTACATCCTTCATGCATATTCATTCACCTCTATTCTTTTATTCACTTTTTAATATTTCGCCTTTTCTTAGTTTTGTTCTCATCGAGTTATACACTTGATCCATTTTCTCTAATTCTAACAATATGCTTTTTTCTTCATCATCGGTTTCTATCACTTTATAGATTCCACCATTTTTTATGACAATCCTTTTATCTGCCATAAGTGCTAAACTCGGATCATGTGTTGCCATTAAGACAATTTTCTCTTCATTTACAAGAAGATTTAATGCTCTTTTTCTATCAATTCCAGCATTTTCAATTTCATCTATTAAAACAATTGGTGATTTACTTAATATGGCCGTATCTGCAATCATTAAAGCTCTTGATTGACCACCACTTAAACCAGTAATAGGTGTATCTAAATTAAACTTTTCACCTGCTAATTCATTGGCTGCTTCGATTATTTTTCTAATCACTTCTTCTTCATTATCAATCATTCTACTTTTAGCATGTAATTCTAGAAATTCCTTCACGGTTAAATCCATCACAAAATTCATGTTTTGCGACAATTGCGCGACCAATTTATTACTTGTTGAAAAGCGAATGCTTTTATCAGGCAAATCTCCGTTAATTAAGATTGTTCTTTCAGTGGGTGTATCTTTATTTGCTGCCCATTCTATATCTGCGAGTAATCTACTTTTTCCAGAACCTGTAGGACCGACTATGGATATAATCTCACTTTTGTTAATGGTTAATTGATCAATATTCTCTTTATTCCCATATTTATCTTTACCAGAAACAATCGTTATTGATTCTACTTTATCTTTATCTAATCCTAAAAACTCAAGCATTTGATTAATATACTCAACTAAATCAGATTTAATCTTTTCTATGTCTATTGCCCACTCTTCCCTATCTTCTTCTGTAAATTTATTTAAGTAATCTAAGAACGTATATTCTTCATAACCATTTACATCTAATTGATTATTTTCAAAAAATGATAATATAAATGGGTATTTCTTCTCTAAATAACTGATTTTTTTTGTTTCTAATTCTTTTATATTAATCATTGTCATCACCGATTTTCATTTTTCTTACATTCCCCATCTG from Mycoplasmatota bacterium carries:
- the hcp gene encoding hydroxylamine reductase; protein product: MSMLCYQCQETAKGTGCTIKGVCGKTEDVSNLQDLMIYVLKGMAILQKIGLENGIRFPKANHVMLNGLFMTITNANFDEIAIIEKIKEVLSLREEIKEELKEKGISLGELHDAAIFVAETESEIYAKSDSIEVGILATENEDVRSLRELITYGIKGMAAYAEHAVALGKESEAIYNFIVKALVATLDDTLSGEDLVALTLETGKYGVDTMALLDEANTKTYGNPEITEVNIGVRNNPAILISGHDLKDLEELLEQTKGTGVDVYTHGEMLPAHYYPFFKQYSNFVGNYGNAWWKQNEEFETFNGPILFTTNCIVPPRESYKNRVYTTGATGYPGFKYIKDRVDGKQKDFSDIIKHAKQLPSPKEIENGKIVGGFAHAQVFALADKVVEAVKSGAIKKFFVMAGCDGRMKSRSYYTEFAEKLPKDTVILTAGCAKYRYNKLDLGDIGGIPRVLDAGQCNDSYSLAVIALKLKEIFELNDVNELPIVYNIAWYEQKAVIVLLALLYLGVKNIHLGPTLPAFLSPNVAKVLVDNFGIAGIGTVDEDLKMFLG
- a CDS encoding ABC transporter ATP-binding protein, with the protein product MINIKELETKKISYLEKKYPFILSFFENNQLDVNGYEEYTFLDYLNKFTEEDREEWAIDIEKIKSDLVEYINQMLEFLGLDKDKVESITIVSGKDKYGNKENIDQLTINKSEIISIVGPTGSGKSRLLADIEWAANKDTPTERTILINGDLPDKSIRFSTSNKLVAQLSQNMNFVMDLTVKEFLELHAKSRMIDNEEEVIRKIIEAANELAGEKFNLDTPITGLSGGQSRALMIADTAILSKSPIVLIDEIENAGIDRKRALNLLVNEEKIVLMATHDPSLALMADKRIVIKNGGIYKVIETDDEEKSILLELEKMDQVYNSMRTKLRKGEILKSE